A window of Etheostoma spectabile isolate EspeVRDwgs_2016 chromosome 24, UIUC_Espe_1.0, whole genome shotgun sequence genomic DNA:
GTACTAatcaaaaaagaataaaaacacattctcaTTACCAACTAGATAACTTCTTTAATAACAAGTGACTTCTGACTATATGAGGTTAGGCATGAAATGGTAGTTGACACACCTCTTCACAGATGTGATTTAGTGCTGTGTTGGAGACGCCCCCATACTCCAGCTCAAAGTCCATGGTGTAGCTCAGGAGAGCCAGGCAGCCTCCAGGCCTCAGAACCCTGTCAGCTTCCAGGAGGAACCGCTTGCGGTCGAACCAGTGAGCCGCCGCCATGGCCGTCACAAGGTCCACCTCACCAGGAGCAAACGGTAGCTCTTCTGCCGGACTCTCCCTGGGATCCAAGCggtaggaaaaaaaatatttgaaaaaaatgtaaatatatttttttgtcacatagtCACATTTGCTAGGTTTGGTGACTTAGGCTGGAAAATATTCCTCGACCTGGCACTGGAACAATCATTCTAATCATTTCACAAAGGAAACGTAAAACATACCTTTTACTAAATATGTTGTTCAAAGCTCAATGAATGCTGTGCACACATCACATGAGTACACAACTTacagctttttcttttacagaaaatgtgtgaaatataGTTGGTTCATCTTTAAAAAGTTGTGTTGTAGCGACTGCTGTGGGTAACCAGTGAGTCTCTACTTATTCACAGTCTTAATGCAGTTAGAGGATGTTTGCAATGtggacaaataaaaacagttttgcGTCACCCTGGAGATATTTTGCACTATCCTTGAAGTTAAACGACAAAGGTGTTTTACGAAAGTGCCCACCTTCTGTTCACCTCACCTGTATGATACATTTGGAGGGCAGCCATTGGTCAGAGCCATCTGTAGCTGGGCGGGGCTGACGTCTGTTCCAACAACCTTGGTGAAGTACGGAGCCAATAGGATCGTCCCTTGTCCCGAACCGCAGCCCACGTCCACTGCTAGATTGAACTGGTTTGGTGTCTTAAATTAATCAAGTCAAACCTCAGTTAGCTTTtgagtattaaaaaaacataggtAGGTTTTATGAGTCAGGCTACAGCAGTGCTAATCAATGGTTCTGCAACTCTCCTATCATAACATTCAATAATCCTGAGTGGGCCATAATACTGTGTAAGTCATTCTAAAAGAGCCAATAAGGCAGCTTCCATCTTAGTCTATACAGTCCCACTGCATAATAACCAAGGGTTATTTAGCGGTTTTAGAAGTATTATGGGccacataaaacatcaaaactcATATAAGCATGTTGTGGCTTGTTAAAGAACTGAAAACATTACCATACACACTTACCTTTTTCTCCATGTAGCTCATAATCCTGCTGATTAATTCATCAGGTGTTATTCTGTACTGCAGGTAAGCAGCTGCATGAGCTTTACCCTCAAAGACACGAACAGCCATGTTTCTGTGCACAGTGCTTGTGTCTGTCAAAGGGCCGGTGGTCAGAGCCATCTCTAGCTGGGCGGGGCTGTTCCAACAAGCTTGGTGAAGTACGGAGTCAATAGGATTGTTGCAGCCCACATCCACTGCTTGATTGAACCGGTTTGGTGTCTTATTGGAATGGGGTTGCAACTTGTTTGTCTGCTTCTACACCAATGATGGAAATGTTTCTGCAACTTAGTTCACTCTTCCATCGAGATATAATTCATTTGGTAAAATCAGTCAAAAAAACTTCTGTTTCCTACTAGAAAGTCATTCATGTACATATGCTTGTAACAATGTTTGATTGGGAAGGATTGAGCAagttacttttctttctttttatgcaTGAAAATGTGGATGCAGGTAGAAAGGGAACCTGAGTAACCTGAAATACTATAGGGtggtgtttgtaaagcggctcacgGTGAAAATACCAGCACCGTTTTGCCACATTTAGCTTCAAACAATGAATTGAGGGTCaattttttgcacatttacaacaacattTGTCAACTTAGAgctattttaaatagttaaatccaaatattaaatattacacCTAATTGTTAAATCCATATGCTAAATATAACTCTAAATgtgaaatctaaatctaaatgtgaaatctaaatgttaaatctaaatctaatgttaaaactaaatctaatgttaatctaaatctaaatgttaaatgtaaatctaaacataaatacaaatgttaaatctaaatctaaaagctGAATCAAAATCTAAATGATAAATCCAAATGTTAAATCTacatctaaatgttaaatgtaaa
This region includes:
- the si:ch211-93g23.2 gene encoding putative methyltransferase DDB_G0268948, producing MAVRVFEGKAHAAAYLQYRITPDELISRIMSYMEKKTPNQFNLAVDVGCGSGQGTILLAPYFTKVVGTDVSPAQLQMALTNGCPPNVSYRESPAEELPFAPGEVDLVTAMAAAHWFDRKRFLLEADRVLRPGGCLALLSYTMDFELEYGGVSNTALNHICEEYYTALRPFRNPHIGTSSMKIYSDLFDSCPYPDKEWNECVRVKRILPLSGYIGLLETFSTYQALLQKDPAEAERLSNNIRNKLMSAMKVSSPDTEVTVVVKYFHWLAHKPRSH